The segment CGGCGTGCATCGTGTGGAGCGACGAGCTGTGTTTCATGGTGCTCACGCGCGAGTTCTTCGGCACCTTCACCGACAAGACCCTCATCGATCCGCGCCATCAGACGCAGATGTCGATCGGGTTCAGCCGCGACTCCCGCGATGACGTCGATGCGATCGTGGAGAAGGGCCTTGCGGCCGGCGGCAGCGAACCCAAGCCCGCGCAGGACAACGGATTCATGTACGCGCGCGACCTCGACGACCCCGACGGCAACTCGCTCGGGTTCATGCACATGGACGACACCGTGCCGGGGCCGGGCTCGGCGGCCTGACATGCCCCGGCGCAGCTACGGCCAGTACTGCGGACTGACCACGGCGGTCGAGCTCGTCGGCGAGCGATGGGCGCTGCTCATCGTGCGCGACCTGCTCGTCGGACCGCGCCGGTACACCGATCTCAAGCAGGGCCTGCCGCGCATCCCCACCAACATCCTGTCGGCGCGGCTGAAGGAACTGCAGGAGGCGGAGGTCGTGCAGCGGGTGCCGGTGTCCGGCGGAGTGGTCTACGAACTGACGCCGTACGGGCGGGCCCTCGAACCGATCATGCTCGCACTCGGACGGTGGGGGTTCCAGGCGATGGGCGAGCCCGCGCCCGCCGACGTGGTCACTCCGGACTCGCTCACGATGGCGCTGCGCACCTCATTCGTCGCGGAGCGGGCCGTGGATGCCGACATCGAGCTGCACGTCGGAGACATCGCGCTGCGCGTCATCGTGCAGCGCGGCGAGCTGCGGATCGCGCAGATCGCCCCTCCCGCCCCTCCCGTCGGCGGCGAGACGCCTTCCGGCGAGCCGGAGGCGGTGATCGTCGCCGGCCCGGGCATCCGCACCCTCATCGCCGGCGAGGTGACGCCGGCCGAGGCGATCGCGCAGGATCTCGTCGCCGTCGTGCGCGGCGACGCCACCGCGCTCGACGACTTCGCCCGCACTTTCCGCATCGCACCCATCGACACCGAAGGAATCGCATCATGACCGGACGCCTCATCATCGACCTGTTCACCACGCTCGACGGCGTCGCCCAGGCGCCGGGCGGCCCCGAGGAGGACACTGACGGCGCGTTCCCCTTCGGCGGATGGCAGGCGCCGCTGCCCGACGAGGCCGTCGGCCGCTGGGTCACGGAGGGCATGGAGACGCTCGACGCGCTCCTGCTCGGCCGGCGCACCTACGACATCTTCGCCGGGTACTGGCCGCACCACACCACCGGGGAGGAGGGATGGATCGGGCAGCTGTTCGACCGCGTGCCCAAGTACGTCGCCTCCCGAGACGCCGGCATCCCCCTGGACTGGCAGGGGTCGAGCAGGGTGGGCGCGGATCTGGCCTCCGAGGTCGCGGGGATGCGCGAGCGCCACCGTGACGTGCACGTGATCGGCAGCGTCGATCTCGCACAGACGCTCCTCGCCGAGCAGCTCTTCGACGTGCTCCAGCTCTGGGTCTACCCGGTCGTGCTCGGCCGCGGCAAGAAGGTGTTTCCCGACGGCGCTGCGCCGGGGAACCTGCGGCTCCTTCGCGCTGAGAGCGGGGAGAACGGTGTGGTGAGTCTGCAGTACGCGCCCGCCTCCGGAACGGTGCGCACCGGAACCATGGGCGGGTGACGCCTCGGAGCGGTCAGGCGAAGATCATCGGCATGTCATCATCGTCGTCCGCGGCTCCGAAGTCGAGGTCGACGGCGACGGGGACGTGGTCGCTGGGTTGTTCGCCCTTGCGCTCCTCGCGATGGATGGATGCACCGGTCACCGCATCCGACAGCGCGCGCGACCCGAGCACGAAGTCGATGCGCACGCCCTCGTTGCGGGGGAACTTGAGGCGCTGGTAGTCCCAGTACGTGAAGCCCTCGGGGATGAGCGGGCGGACGACGTCGGTGAGCCCGGCGTCCTGGAACGCGAAGAACGCCTGCCTCTCCTCGGGGGAGACGTGCGTGGAGACGCCCTCGACGATGTCGGGGTCGCCGTTGTCCTCGGGGAACGGGATGATGTTGAAGTCGCCCACGAGTGCCAGGGGGAGGTCGGGGGTCTTCTGCAGCTCGGCGGCCGTGGCCCGGCGCAGCTCGTCGAGCCAGTGCAGCTTGTACGCGTAGTGCGGGTCGCCGAGGGCGCGGCCGTTGGGCACGTACAGGCTCCACACCTTCACCCCGTCGACCGTGGCGCTCAGCGCGCGGGCCTCGAGCGGAGCATCCGGCCCGTCATGCCCCTTCGCGAAGCCGGGCTGGCCGGCGAACGACGTCTCGACGTCGGTCATCGGCAGGCGGCTGGCGATCGCGACGCCGTTCCACTGGTTCAACCCGTGGGCCTCGACGTGGTAGCCGGCCTCTTCGAACGGCGCGTAGGGGAATTGCTCCGGCTTGCACTTGATCTCCTGCAGCGCGAGCACATCGATGTCTTCACGGACGGCGAAGTCGACGGCGCGGGCGACGCGAGTGCGGATGGAGTTGATGTTCCAGGTGGCCAAGCGCATGCCACCAGCCTAGTTTCGCCCGCCGACATCCCCTGCACGGGGGGGCGAGGGGGTCAGCGCTCGTCGGGATCGGCGGTGCCGGTGAGGATGCCGCGGGCCAGCGCGTGGAAGTGGCGGTTGAAGCCGAGCACGGCGGGCGTCTCGTCGCCGTCGAGGTCGAGCCGCTCCACGTCGAGCGCGTCGACGGTGAAGAAGTAGCGATGCACGCCCGTGCCCGCCGGCGGGGCGGATCCGATGTAGCGGCGCAGGCGCGCCTCGTTCGGCAGCACCAGCGCGCCCTCCGGCAGCGAGCCCGGTTCGCCGTCACCCGCGCCCGCCTCCAGCGAGCGGACGTCGGCGGGGATGTTCGCCACGGCCCAGTGCCAGTAGCCGGAGCCGGTGGGCGCATCCGGGTCGAAGCACGACACCGCGAAGCTCTTGGTCCCCGCGGGCGGCTCGCCCCACTCCAGGGCGGGGGAGCGATCCTCGCCGCCGCGCGAGGACGACCATGCCCAGACGGGCATCCGGGCGCCGTCCGCCAGGTCGGGGCTGGTCACCTCCAGCGGGACGAACTCGCGCAGACGGGCGAGCTGGGCATACGGGTCGTAGTCGAACACGATGAGCCTCCTCCGGTGCGTTCGTCATCGGGCACCTCCTCCCACGCTATGCCGTTCGGCGTCGATCGGGGCCGATCCGCTCCGTTCCGCGCGGATGCGTCGGCCTAGACTGAAGCCGTGATGCTCAGCACCCCCGAACTCGAAGCCGACCGTCAGAACCTCATCGGCCTCATCAAGGCCGAGGCCGTCTTCCACGGCGACTTCA is part of the Microbacterium pseudoresistens genome and harbors:
- a CDS encoding YbhB/YbcL family Raf kinase inhibitor-like protein, which gives rise to MFDYDPYAQLARLREFVPLEVTSPDLADGARMPVWAWSSSRGGEDRSPALEWGEPPAGTKSFAVSCFDPDAPTGSGYWHWAVANIPADVRSLEAGAGDGEPGSLPEGALVLPNEARLRRYIGSAPPAGTGVHRYFFTVDALDVERLDLDGDETPAVLGFNRHFHALARGILTGTADPDER
- a CDS encoding exodeoxyribonuclease III, with the translated sequence MRLATWNINSIRTRVARAVDFAVREDIDVLALQEIKCKPEQFPYAPFEEAGYHVEAHGLNQWNGVAIASRLPMTDVETSFAGQPGFAKGHDGPDAPLEARALSATVDGVKVWSLYVPNGRALGDPHYAYKLHWLDELRRATAAELQKTPDLPLALVGDFNIIPFPEDNGDPDIVEGVSTHVSPEERQAFFAFQDAGLTDVVRPLIPEGFTYWDYQRLKFPRNEGVRIDFVLGSRALSDAVTGASIHREERKGEQPSDHVPVAVDLDFGAADDDDDMPMIFA
- a CDS encoding dihydrofolate reductase family protein codes for the protein MTGRLIIDLFTTLDGVAQAPGGPEEDTDGAFPFGGWQAPLPDEAVGRWVTEGMETLDALLLGRRTYDIFAGYWPHHTTGEEGWIGQLFDRVPKYVASRDAGIPLDWQGSSRVGADLASEVAGMRERHRDVHVIGSVDLAQTLLAEQLFDVLQLWVYPVVLGRGKKVFPDGAAPGNLRLLRAESGENGVVSLQYAPASGTVRTGTMGG
- a CDS encoding winged helix-turn-helix transcriptional regulator, with amino-acid sequence MPRRSYGQYCGLTTAVELVGERWALLIVRDLLVGPRRYTDLKQGLPRIPTNILSARLKELQEAEVVQRVPVSGGVVYELTPYGRALEPIMLALGRWGFQAMGEPAPADVVTPDSLTMALRTSFVAERAVDADIELHVGDIALRVIVQRGELRIAQIAPPAPPVGGETPSGEPEAVIVAGPGIRTLIAGEVTPAEAIAQDLVAVVRGDATALDDFARTFRIAPIDTEGIAS
- a CDS encoding VOC family protein, whose amino-acid sequence is MSTVFVSLPSSDLERSKAFYAALGCEINSAFTDENAACIVWSDELCFMVLTREFFGTFTDKTLIDPRHQTQMSIGFSRDSRDDVDAIVEKGLAAGGSEPKPAQDNGFMYARDLDDPDGNSLGFMHMDDTVPGPGSAA